In Flavobacteriales bacterium, the following are encoded in one genomic region:
- a CDS encoding ABC transporter permease encodes MKLLGEIGRYSILIRRAFAPAEKKRVYYQQIIYEMYELGIRSLPFVLFISLFVGAVLALQTASNIDNPLIPKYLVGFATRESMILEFSPTIISLLLAGKIGSNIASGIGTMRISEQIDALEIMGINSAGYLIFPKIIALVVINPFIIILSITFGMVGGWLAVITTGIVPEAAFLEGITFQFEEVKVYYSFIKTVFFAFLIATIPAYYGYYTSGGALGIGKSSTKAVVNTSIVIILFNLIITNIFLG; translated from the coding sequence ATGAAATTGTTAGGGGAAATAGGAAGATATAGTATCTTGATCAGAAGGGCTTTTGCACCAGCCGAGAAAAAACGTGTGTATTATCAGCAGATTATTTATGAAATGTATGAGCTTGGAATTCGTTCCTTACCATTTGTTTTGTTTATTTCTTTGTTTGTGGGTGCTGTACTAGCGCTTCAAACTGCATCGAATATCGATAATCCTTTGATACCAAAGTATTTGGTAGGTTTCGCAACAAGAGAATCGATGATTTTGGAGTTTTCACCTACGATAATTAGTTTATTACTTGCAGGGAAAATAGGCTCCAATATTGCTTCGGGAATAGGAACTATGAGAATAAGCGAGCAGATAGATGCACTAGAAATTATGGGGATCAACTCTGCGGGATATCTTATTTTTCCTAAAATAATTGCATTGGTTGTGATTAATCCTTTTATTATCATCCTCAGTATTACCTTTGGGATGGTAGGAGGCTGGTTGGCAGTAATTACCACAGGAATTGTTCCTGAAGCTGCATTTTTAGAAGGGATTACATTTCAGTTCGAAGAGGTGAAAGTGTATTATTCATTCATAAAAACAGTGTTCTTTGCTTTCTTAATTGCTACAATTCCTGCCTATTATGGATACTATACTTCTGGTGGTGCTTTAGGAATAGGAAAATCGAGTACTAAAGCAGTAGTCAATACCAGTATCGTCATTATTTTGTTTAATTTGATTATCACTAATATTTTCTTGGGATAA
- a CDS encoding helix-turn-helix domain-containing protein has protein sequence MRENISIAVLPFVNFSKDPENEYFSDGITEEIINALTYIEGMKVIARTSSFNYKGKNIDIRKIGQELQVGTILEGSVRKANNRVRITAQLIDVSDGTHYWSKNFDRELLDVFQLQDEVSLLIAEEVRNNFGYFEIQNNLVTEPTKSIDAYDFFLKGRFEQLKWSPESLKKAIEYYDRAISLDDQYAKAYYANLQCYGLLAMWGYIPVQEGLEKAGENFLKGQALDVTLPEYPLSIVGRFFWGEWNYELAHQYILKVLEVNPNHIDGLEAMAELYLLHGYFEETESYTKRLLELDPISKNNLYTHAHTFYNQKKYSKSIHFLNEALVLDPHFPIAHHLRVLCLILMNDFDTLKKSYQESPEWDLYQQLYQCIHIESIELSQDELSEWMQADENISEITPFHLYILANSDYHQEAFVLLKKYIEKRRGQVINYRVNPMFEKLKKIKDFESLHSSSLQKESVKVFRKEDKYTKKIIDTHEEGRLEQALVSFFEKEEPYLNADLNLTTVAETLETTTNKLSYLINEVLGVNFNEFINGYRHEYFKKIAILPENSHITLLGLAFESGYNSKSVFNTFFKKKENMSPSQWVKSHK, from the coding sequence ATGAGAGAAAACATTTCAATTGCGGTTTTACCTTTTGTGAATTTCAGTAAAGATCCTGAAAATGAGTATTTCAGTGACGGAATTACCGAGGAGATTATCAATGCGCTTACCTATATAGAAGGGATGAAAGTAATTGCACGAACTTCTTCTTTTAATTATAAAGGTAAAAATATCGATATCCGTAAAATAGGACAGGAATTGCAAGTAGGAACCATCCTTGAAGGAAGTGTAAGGAAAGCCAATAATCGTGTGAGAATTACGGCTCAGTTAATAGATGTCTCAGATGGAACACATTATTGGTCGAAAAATTTTGATAGAGAACTTCTCGATGTTTTTCAGCTTCAAGATGAGGTGAGTTTACTGATTGCAGAGGAGGTGAGGAATAATTTTGGATATTTTGAGATCCAAAACAATTTGGTAACCGAGCCCACAAAAAGTATCGATGCCTATGATTTTTTCCTAAAAGGAAGATTTGAACAACTGAAATGGTCGCCAGAATCACTCAAAAAAGCTATTGAATATTATGATCGTGCCATTTCGCTAGATGATCAATACGCAAAAGCTTATTATGCAAATCTCCAATGTTATGGTTTGCTGGCAATGTGGGGATATATTCCTGTTCAAGAAGGATTGGAAAAAGCAGGTGAAAATTTTCTAAAAGGTCAAGCACTTGATGTTACGCTTCCAGAATATCCTTTGTCTATCGTAGGGAGGTTTTTTTGGGGAGAATGGAACTATGAGTTGGCTCATCAATATATCTTGAAAGTATTGGAAGTGAATCCTAATCATATTGATGGGCTTGAGGCAATGGCAGAACTGTATCTTTTACATGGTTATTTTGAGGAGACAGAAAGCTATACTAAGCGTCTTTTGGAGCTTGATCCTATTTCAAAAAATAACTTATATACACATGCCCATACCTTTTATAATCAAAAAAAATACTCAAAATCTATTCATTTTCTGAATGAAGCATTAGTTCTAGATCCTCATTTTCCCATTGCACATCATTTGAGGGTTCTTTGTCTTATTTTGATGAATGACTTTGATACTTTAAAGAAATCTTATCAAGAATCACCAGAGTGGGATTTATATCAACAACTTTATCAATGCATTCATATTGAAAGTATTGAGTTGTCTCAAGATGAATTATCAGAATGGATGCAAGCAGATGAAAATATTTCTGAAATAACACCATTTCATTTATACATTCTTGCCAATAGTGATTATCATCAAGAAGCTTTTGTTTTACTAAAAAAATATATTGAGAAAAGGAGAGGACAGGTAATCAATTATCGAGTAAACCCAATGTTCGAAAAATTGAAAAAAATCAAGGATTTCGAGAGTCTTCACAGCTCTTCTTTACAAAAAGAAAGCGTGAAGGTGTTTAGAAAGGAAGATAAGTATACTAAAAAGATTATTGATACCCATGAAGAAGGTCGATTAGAGCAAGCTTTGGTTTCATTTTTTGAAAAAGAAGAACCTTATCTAAATGCAGATTTAAACTTGACAACGGTTGCAGAAACATTAGAAACAACCACCAATAAGTTATCCTATTTAATTAATGAAGTTTTGGGGGTGAATTTCAATGAATTTATAAACGGTTACCGACATGAATATTTTAAGAAGATAGCCATTTTACCAGAAAATTCTCATATTACCTTATTGGGTTTAGCTTTTGAAAGCGGTTATAATTCCAAAAGTGTTTTTAATACTTTTTTTAAGAAAAAAGAAAATATGTCACCTAGCCAATGGGTGAAGTCTCATAAATAG
- a CDS encoding DUF3050 domain-containing protein: MSISELKQNIFSEREAIINHPVYGAISSVEQVQELMKLHVFAVWDFMSLLKSLQKQFTCVDTPWLPTKNAEMRRFINEIVLEEESDQDRHGNYKSHFEMYLEAMETLGIETSFMHQFIEQVRENGVRDAISHLENKVVQDFLSTTFDIVESNDPHKIVSAFAIGREDLIPDMFHEIVNQLADRFPDKFDALKYYLDRHIELDGDHHGPLSEQMLEMVCENKKIKWQEAEVVAKECLIQRAKLWTAIEEKMINLV, from the coding sequence ATGTCTATTTCAGAATTAAAACAAAATATTTTTTCAGAGCGAGAAGCGATAATTAATCATCCTGTTTATGGCGCAATTTCTAGCGTGGAACAGGTTCAAGAATTAATGAAGCTTCATGTGTTTGCCGTATGGGATTTTATGTCGCTCTTGAAATCTTTACAAAAACAATTCACTTGTGTAGATACCCCATGGTTACCCACCAAGAATGCAGAAATGCGTAGGTTTATCAATGAAATAGTTTTGGAAGAAGAAAGTGATCAAGACCGACATGGAAACTACAAGTCTCATTTTGAGATGTATTTAGAGGCCATGGAAACTTTAGGGATTGAAACGTCTTTCATGCATCAATTTATTGAACAAGTAAGAGAAAATGGAGTTAGAGATGCCATCTCGCATTTAGAAAACAAAGTAGTACAAGACTTTTTATCTACTACTTTTGATATTGTGGAAAGCAATGATCCACACAAAATAGTTTCAGCATTTGCCATCGGGCGAGAAGATTTGATACCAGATATGTTTCATGAGATTGTGAATCAATTGGCAGACAGGTTTCCAGATAAGTTTGATGCATTAAAATATTATTTAGATAGACATATCGAATTAGACGGAGATCATCATGGGCCACTTTCAGAGCAAATGCTTGAAATGGTTTGTGAAAATAAAAAGATAAAATGGCAAGAGGCTGAGGTGGTTGCGAAAGAATGTCTGATTCAAAGAGCGAAACTTTGGACGGCTATTGAGGAAAAAATGATAAATTTGGTTTAA
- a CDS encoding S46 family peptidase, protein MAAVVALSLIPSSAKADEGMWLPMFLNKNMEEMQRLGLQLTPEQLYDINNSSLKDAIVSFGGFCTGEIISSQGLVLTNHHCGYDAIQTHSVVEEGAPEKNILDNGFWAQNHGEEKPNEGLFVDFLVRMDDVTKDILSGINDNTSEEERAKKISERIQSKQQAKSEGGKYIVKIKSFFDGNEYYMFTYQRYNDVRLVGTPPQSIGKYGGDTDNWMWPRQTGDFSLFRVYAAPDGSPAHYSTENIPLEPKHHLPISMKGVKKGDFSMIWGYPGSTDRYLTSYGVKQAIEVHNPTIVDIRRTKLDVLDKHMAASDKVRIQYSSKYANVANYWKYFIGQTKGLKRLNVFEKKQEIENNFREWRMAKQHERSRYNAILHDIKNAYENNEPFVKPSVYAREAALTGSDMVLFALRMSKTLEYALKEGNEKAKPMVLASMDKQIDDFFKDYDPATDKELFITLMKKYDNDIADSAMKPDFFQKVKCGGFEKYAKKAYKKTMFADAAKLKDFVKDPSLKKLKKDPFYKIQNSVFTVYQNLSEKEAKALEKSERATRLFVDGLRKMDAKKNYYPNANFTMRCTYGTVQDYYPQDAVHYNYFTTMEGLIEKMDNSNPEFVVPQKMVDLHKAKDYGQYADADGKLHICFTSNNDITGGNSGSPVINGNGELIGCAFDGNWEAMSGDIAFETNLQRTISVDIRYVLWVIDKFSGAGHIVDEMTLVK, encoded by the coding sequence ATGGCTGCGGTAGTAGCCTTGAGTTTGATTCCATCTTCTGCAAAAGCAGATGAAGGAATGTGGTTGCCAATGTTTTTAAACAAAAACATGGAAGAAATGCAACGTTTGGGACTTCAATTAACCCCAGAACAATTGTATGACATTAATAATTCTAGCCTTAAAGATGCTATCGTAAGCTTTGGAGGATTTTGTACAGGAGAAATTATCTCAAGTCAAGGTCTTGTTCTTACAAATCACCACTGTGGATATGATGCTATTCAAACACATTCTGTAGTAGAGGAAGGAGCACCAGAAAAAAATATTTTGGATAATGGTTTTTGGGCTCAAAATCACGGAGAAGAAAAGCCAAATGAAGGACTTTTTGTAGATTTCTTAGTAAGAATGGATGATGTCACTAAAGATATCCTATCAGGAATCAATGACAATACCAGCGAAGAAGAAAGAGCGAAGAAAATTTCTGAGAGAATCCAATCTAAACAACAAGCAAAAAGTGAAGGAGGAAAATATATCGTAAAAATCAAATCATTTTTTGATGGAAATGAATACTATATGTTTACTTACCAAAGATATAATGATGTAAGACTTGTAGGAACCCCTCCACAATCTATCGGAAAGTATGGAGGAGATACAGACAACTGGATGTGGCCAAGACAAACAGGAGATTTCTCATTGTTTCGTGTATATGCAGCACCAGATGGTTCGCCAGCACATTATTCAACGGAAAATATTCCATTAGAACCTAAACATCATCTTCCTATTTCTATGAAAGGAGTAAAGAAAGGTGATTTTTCTATGATATGGGGATATCCAGGATCTACAGATCGTTACTTAACATCTTATGGAGTAAAACAAGCTATAGAAGTTCATAATCCTACTATTGTAGATATTAGAAGAACAAAACTTGATGTGCTAGACAAGCATATGGCAGCTTCAGATAAAGTAAGAATTCAGTATTCCTCTAAATATGCCAATGTTGCCAATTACTGGAAATACTTTATTGGGCAAACAAAGGGACTGAAAAGACTAAACGTTTTTGAGAAAAAACAAGAAATCGAGAATAATTTTAGAGAATGGAGAATGGCAAAACAGCATGAAAGATCTCGCTATAATGCCATTTTGCATGATATTAAAAATGCTTACGAAAACAACGAGCCATTTGTAAAACCTAGCGTATATGCACGTGAGGCAGCACTTACAGGTTCAGACATGGTATTGTTTGCTTTAAGAATGAGTAAAACTCTAGAATATGCTCTAAAAGAAGGAAACGAAAAAGCTAAACCGATGGTGTTGGCTTCAATGGATAAGCAAATTGACGATTTCTTCAAAGATTATGACCCAGCAACAGACAAGGAATTATTTATTACCTTGATGAAAAAGTATGACAATGACATTGCAGATTCAGCTATGAAACCAGACTTTTTCCAGAAAGTAAAATGTGGAGGTTTTGAAAAATATGCTAAAAAAGCCTATAAAAAAACCATGTTTGCAGATGCTGCCAAGTTGAAAGACTTTGTAAAAGATCCAAGTTTGAAAAAACTTAAAAAAGATCCTTTCTATAAAATTCAAAATTCTGTTTTTACTGTGTACCAAAACTTGAGTGAAAAAGAAGCAAAAGCACTAGAAAAAAGTGAAAGAGCCACACGTCTTTTTGTAGACGGATTAAGAAAAATGGATGCAAAGAAGAACTATTATCCTAATGCTAATTTTACCATGAGATGTACTTATGGAACTGTTCAAGACTATTACCCACAAGATGCAGTTCACTATAACTACTTTACGACTATGGAAGGATTGATTGAGAAAATGGATAACAGCAATCCTGAGTTTGTGGTGCCACAGAAAATGGTAGATTTACACAAAGCAAAAGACTATGGACAGTATGCCGATGCTGATGGTAAACTACATATCTGTTTTACTTCCAATAACGATATAACAGGAGGAAACTCGGGGTCACCAGTAATCAACGGAAACGGAGAGCTTATCGGTTGTGCTTTTGATGGAAACTGGGAAGCCATGAGTGGAGATATCGCTTTTGAAACAAACCTTCAAAGAACGATATCAGTAGATATTCGTTATGTACTTTGGGTAATCGACAAATTCTCGGGTGCAGGACATATCGTAGATGAAATGACATTAGTAAAATAA
- a CDS encoding ATP-binding cassette domain-containing protein yields MIEVKNLKKAFDDKEVLKGISTVFHPGKCNLIIGQSGAGKTVFLKTMLGIFEPTSGQILFDNRDFVELNQIEKKEIRKEIGMVFQGGALFDSMNVEDNIMFPLKMFSKKSPKEQIDRVNFCLQRVNLEGVNKKMPSEISGGMQKRVAIARAIALNPKYLFCDEPNSGLDPKTAILIDDLLMEITQEYNMTTIVNTHDMNSVMQIGDQIVFINQGKKSWEGSKDNLIKDMNEDLEDFVFSSDLFKKIRDVSR; encoded by the coding sequence ATGATAGAAGTAAAAAACTTAAAAAAAGCCTTTGACGATAAAGAAGTCCTCAAAGGAATTTCCACCGTTTTTCATCCTGGAAAATGTAATCTTATTATTGGTCAGTCTGGTGCTGGAAAAACTGTTTTCTTGAAAACCATGTTGGGGATTTTTGAACCTACATCTGGGCAAATTCTTTTTGATAATAGAGATTTTGTAGAGCTCAATCAAATAGAAAAAAAAGAAATCCGAAAAGAAATAGGAATGGTTTTTCAGGGTGGAGCTTTGTTTGATTCTATGAATGTAGAAGATAATATTATGTTTCCATTAAAGATGTTTTCCAAAAAATCGCCAAAAGAACAGATAGATCGAGTGAACTTTTGCCTGCAGCGTGTGAATCTCGAAGGTGTGAATAAAAAAATGCCTTCTGAAATTTCGGGAGGAATGCAGAAAAGAGTTGCTATCGCCCGAGCCATTGCCTTAAATCCAAAATACCTTTTTTGTGATGAACCGAATTCTGGATTAGACCCTAAAACAGCTATCTTGATAGATGACCTTTTGATGGAAATTACCCAAGAGTATAATATGACCACCATTGTAAACACACACGATATGAACTCGGTGATGCAAATTGGAGATCAAATTGTCTTTATTAATCAAGGGAAAAAATCTTGGGAAGGCTCAAAAGATAACCTCATAAAGGATATGAACGAGGACTTAGAAGACTTTGTGTTTTCTTCTGATCTTTTCAAAAAAATAAGAGACGTAAGCCGATAG
- a CDS encoding DUF389 domain-containing protein, translating to MENLPEEEKKLEKISDEKQKESAEAAKQSYRSFLTNIVEYFRELLNLNLGADKVATIERIKSDIDFKGATVWILITSIFVASIGLNLNSTAVVIGAMLISPLMGPILGIGLSVGINDWGTLKRSLRNFGIATLVSIITATVFFTITPFKEGSSELLGRTSPHFYDALIAFFGGIAGIIGVSRKEKTNVIPGVAIATALMPPLCTAGFGLATGEWRYFLGAFYLYFLNAFFIALATFLIVRLLRIPITTFIDPKKEKQFKRYIAISTLLIVLPSSYLFYQVMQESLMESAANQFVVEEIEYEGAGIASTTFNYEREGQSVLDVVLFGNPVPRGVIKKWKKDLAKEYSEAELRLNIIQSKDISADIKEFKGKLESVKADLYKDLQEETLAKLKAREKEIETLKEKLAKYESEEVPFSNISKELQVIEPQVISIAYGKMINDSDFETKILTFVVNTSIEEVETIPSIKEKIEKWLKARVGSDHIQVILHNSI from the coding sequence ATGGAAAACCTTCCTGAAGAAGAAAAAAAATTAGAAAAAATATCAGACGAAAAACAAAAAGAATCTGCGGAAGCGGCAAAACAATCCTACCGCAGTTTTCTTACCAATATCGTGGAATATTTTCGAGAATTATTAAATCTTAATCTTGGAGCGGATAAAGTAGCCACTATTGAGCGGATTAAAAGTGATATTGATTTTAAAGGTGCCACAGTTTGGATTCTAATAACGTCTATCTTTGTTGCTTCTATTGGATTAAACTTAAATTCCACAGCAGTAGTTATTGGAGCCATGCTTATTTCTCCATTAATGGGGCCTATTTTGGGAATCGGACTCTCTGTAGGAATCAATGACTGGGGAACTTTAAAAAGATCGTTAAGAAACTTTGGTATTGCCACATTAGTTTCTATTATTACCGCTACGGTGTTTTTTACCATCACTCCTTTTAAGGAAGGAAGTTCTGAACTCTTAGGGAGAACCTCTCCTCATTTTTATGATGCTCTGATTGCCTTCTTTGGTGGTATTGCAGGGATTATTGGCGTAAGCCGAAAAGAAAAAACTAATGTGATACCTGGAGTAGCCATTGCTACCGCTTTAATGCCTCCTTTGTGTACCGCAGGTTTTGGTTTGGCTACTGGTGAATGGAGATACTTTCTAGGGGCATTTTATCTGTATTTTTTAAATGCTTTCTTTATTGCTCTTGCCACTTTTCTGATTGTAAGACTCTTACGAATCCCAATCACTACTTTTATTGATCCAAAAAAGGAAAAGCAATTTAAGCGTTATATTGCTATCTCTACTCTTTTGATTGTGCTACCAAGTAGTTACCTTTTTTATCAAGTAATGCAAGAATCCTTAATGGAATCTGCGGCAAATCAGTTTGTAGTTGAAGAAATAGAATATGAAGGTGCAGGAATTGCTAGTACGACCTTTAATTACGAAAGAGAAGGACAATCTGTTCTAGATGTTGTTTTGTTCGGAAATCCAGTACCTAGAGGAGTTATAAAAAAGTGGAAAAAAGATCTTGCAAAAGAATATTCTGAAGCTGAATTAAGACTCAATATCATTCAATCGAAAGATATTTCAGCAGATATCAAAGAGTTTAAAGGAAAGTTAGAGTCTGTAAAAGCAGATTTATATAAGGACCTACAAGAAGAAACTCTTGCGAAACTGAAAGCCAGAGAAAAAGAGATTGAAACCTTAAAGGAAAAACTTGCTAAATATGAAAGCGAAGAAGTACCTTTTAGTAATATCTCAAAAGAACTACAAGTAATAGAACCTCAAGTAATCTCTATTGCTTATGGTAAAATGATAAACGATTCTGATTTTGAAACAAAAATCCTCACGTTTGTTGTGAATACTTCTATTGAGGAGGTAGAAACGATTCCTAGTATAAAAGAGAAAATTGAGAAATGGTTGAAAGCTCGAGTTGGCTCAGATCATATTCAAGTTATTTTGCATAATAGTATTTAA
- a CDS encoding class I SAM-dependent methyltransferase, protein MILDKANDPMGLAILEYAQSDVPTQVRVLSPEFDEDEIPLTYLFRTYADFPPNEKNALNIAKGKILDIGAGAGIHSRFLKNQGKEIRAIDISPYSVEYLLSQNISAELVSIFDYQPQESFDTILLLMNGLGIAEKREKLPEFLQKLKSLLSQNGQILIESCSLSYLFDNPEEAQSHSGEILYQMKYKNIEGLYFYWLYLSFEDLEKEVVKENLKIEKIFQQKNGQYLAKITH, encoded by the coding sequence ATGATTTTAGACAAAGCAAATGACCCAATGGGTTTAGCAATTTTGGAATACGCTCAAAGTGATGTGCCTACGCAAGTACGGGTGTTGTCACCAGAATTTGATGAAGACGAAATTCCGCTAACTTATCTTTTTAGAACGTATGCAGATTTTCCTCCCAATGAAAAAAATGCGTTAAATATCGCCAAAGGAAAAATATTGGATATAGGGGCGGGAGCAGGAATTCATTCAAGATTTCTGAAAAATCAAGGGAAAGAAATTCGTGCAATTGACATTTCACCTTACTCCGTAGAATATTTATTATCTCAGAATATTTCCGCAGAACTTGTTTCTATTTTTGATTACCAACCTCAGGAATCATTTGATACCATTCTTTTGTTGATGAATGGTTTAGGAATTGCAGAAAAGAGAGAGAAACTCCCTGAGTTTTTGCAAAAACTCAAGAGCTTGTTATCTCAAAATGGGCAGATATTGATAGAATCATGTTCTTTATCTTATCTTTTTGATAATCCCGAAGAAGCTCAAAGTCATTCAGGAGAAATCCTTTACCAGATGAAATACAAAAACATAGAAGGATTGTATTTCTATTGGTTATATCTTTCGTTTGAAGATTTGGAAAAAGAAGTTGTGAAAGAAAATTTGAAGATCGAGAAAATATTCCAACAAAAAAATGGGCAATACTTAGCAAAGATCACCCATTAA
- a CDS encoding mannose-1-phosphate guanylyltransferase, producing the protein MLKNNLYGLILAGGVGSRLWPISTKNCPKQFVDVLGDKESLIQKTYNRLDKFVEADQICFLTNENYTSQIISSLNLNNKKTIFEEPTMRNTAPALALASYKIFKKDPNAILLICPSDQLILNEKAFENAVNLAVNHLQNNEDLVTLGIQPDHPNTGYGYINYSSETFGIADVIKFTEKPNEQKAQEFLESGNYLWNAGIFLWKASYFVSLVEAYLPEIAQSFQENMDKLNTDAEKDYLAEAYPKFENISVDYAILEKCDNVKVIPVDMNWDDLGTFRAIEAHVASKDGNNTVINTKRFQSEKAENNFVFLDHQEDVLLVDVKDLAILKGNGKLVITSKEKLADLKNIAKKYDMN; encoded by the coding sequence ATGCTAAAAAACAATTTGTACGGTTTAATCTTGGCAGGAGGAGTAGGATCTCGTCTGTGGCCAATAAGCACCAAAAATTGCCCAAAACAATTTGTAGATGTTTTAGGTGACAAGGAATCTTTGATTCAAAAAACCTACAACAGACTCGATAAATTTGTGGAAGCGGATCAGATCTGTTTTCTGACAAACGAAAATTATACTTCGCAAATTATCTCAAGCTTAAACCTCAACAATAAAAAGACCATTTTTGAGGAACCCACTATGCGAAATACTGCACCTGCTTTGGCCTTGGCATCTTATAAGATTTTCAAAAAAGATCCAAATGCTATTTTGCTCATTTGCCCTTCTGACCAGCTTATACTGAATGAAAAGGCGTTTGAAAATGCGGTAAATCTTGCAGTAAATCATCTTCAAAACAACGAGGATTTAGTTACTTTGGGGATTCAACCAGATCATCCAAATACGGGATATGGCTATATCAATTATAGCTCGGAAACCTTTGGGATTGCTGATGTAATAAAATTTACAGAAAAACCTAATGAGCAAAAAGCACAAGAATTTCTAGAATCTGGAAATTATCTTTGGAATGCGGGAATTTTCCTTTGGAAAGCCTCCTATTTTGTTTCTTTGGTGGAAGCTTATTTACCAGAAATAGCTCAATCTTTTCAAGAGAATATGGACAAGCTTAATACTGATGCCGAAAAAGACTATTTAGCAGAAGCTTATCCAAAATTTGAAAATATTTCTGTGGATTATGCCATTTTGGAAAAATGTGATAATGTGAAAGTCATTCCTGTTGATATGAATTGGGATGATTTAGGAACTTTTCGAGCGATTGAAGCACATGTAGCATCAAAAGACGGAAACAATACGGTAATTAACACCAAAAGATTCCAGAGCGAAAAAGCCGAAAATAATTTTGTATTTTTAGATCATCAAGAAGATGTTCTTTTAGTAGATGTAAAAGATTTGGCCATTTTAAAGGGGAACGGAAAACTCGTTATTACTTCCAAAGAAAAACTGGCTGATCTAAAAAATATCGCTAAAAAATACGATATGAATTAA
- a CDS encoding DUF2480 family protein, producing the protein MEEPQDRRIIEFDLSDYYPKNIQEFDIASFLYKGIAVKEKEFRKTLKDFDCSILEGKNVRLFCSVDAIIPAWVFPFVANLIAKKANFVAIAESNLDFAQQYIAHELSQIEWEKFENKRVLLRGCSDKEIPQESYVLVTLKLSKIAKKLSYGELCSQVPL; encoded by the coding sequence ATGGAAGAACCACAGGACAGAAGAATTATTGAATTTGATCTTTCAGATTACTATCCAAAGAATATTCAAGAATTCGATATCGCTTCATTTCTCTACAAAGGTATTGCGGTGAAAGAAAAAGAATTTAGGAAGACGCTTAAGGACTTTGACTGCTCTATTTTAGAAGGAAAAAATGTGAGATTATTTTGCAGTGTTGATGCCATTATTCCTGCATGGGTATTTCCATTTGTAGCCAATTTAATTGCTAAAAAAGCCAATTTTGTAGCCATTGCAGAATCAAATTTAGATTTTGCTCAGCAATATATTGCTCATGAACTGTCTCAAATTGAATGGGAAAAGTTTGAAAATAAACGTGTGTTATTAAGAGGGTGTAGTGATAAAGAAATACCACAAGAATCCTATGTTTTGGTTACACTAAAACTCTCCAAAATTGCCAAAAAACTGAGCTATGGCGAGCTTTGTTCTCAAGTGCCTTTATAA